A region from the Cannabis sativa cultivar Pink pepper isolate KNU-18-1 chromosome 9, ASM2916894v1, whole genome shotgun sequence genome encodes:
- the LOC115723068 gene encoding nuclear transcription factor Y subunit B-4, protein MDKSIIGAGVSSNYNESSSDGVNRLVDQDQRLLPIANVGRMMKQILPPNAKISKEAKETMQECVSEFVSFVTGEASEKCRRERRKTVNGDDVCWALAALGFDEYAGPLKRYLHRYRELEVEKSSSSININNNNNNNLMVIRLNDQNIPAFHHYVSPNDDDALL, encoded by the coding sequence ATGGATAAGTCAATAATCGGGGCTGGTGTTTCATCCAATTACAATGAATCATCATCGGACGGTGTAAACAGGTTAGTAGATCAAGATCAACGGCTGCTACCGATAGCAAACGTGGGGAGGATGATGAAGCAAATACTGCCACCCAACGCTAAGATCTCAAAGGAAGCCAAGGAGACCATGCAAGAGTGCGTGTCGGAGTTCGTGAGTTTCGTCACTGGAGAGGCCTCGGAGAAGTGCCGCCGTGAGCGGCGGAAGACGGTGAACGGAGACGACGTGTGCTGGGCTCTGGCCGCCTTGGGATTCGATGAGTATGCGGGCCCTTTGAAGAGGTACTTGCATAGGTATAGAGAGCTAGAAGTAGAGAAGTCCTCCTCctctattaatattaataataataataataataatttgatggTGATAAGATTGAACGACCAAAATATTCCTGCGTTTCATCACTATGTCTCTCCAAACGACGACGATGCATTATTGTGA